In the Sediminibacter sp. Hel_I_10 genome, one interval contains:
- a CDS encoding AraC family transcriptional regulator yields MNETIHIKNMVCPRCISAVSNILEQLEILYVSIKLGEVKLVSSLSVQTKNGLSKALQNSGFSLIDDRKSQLIEQMKTLVVDKIHHSNQETDFKWADIVTGELHLDYKYLSSLFSSVESITFEQYIINQKIERVKELIVYDELTLSEIAFKLHYSSVAYLSNQFKKVTGMTPTQFKKSTNQNRKSLDEI; encoded by the coding sequence ATGAATGAGACTATCCATATTAAAAATATGGTCTGCCCAAGATGTATCTCGGCGGTATCGAATATTTTGGAACAACTTGAGATACTGTATGTTTCTATAAAATTGGGGGAGGTTAAATTAGTTTCTTCATTAAGTGTCCAGACCAAAAATGGTCTTTCCAAAGCGCTTCAAAATTCAGGTTTTAGTTTGATTGACGACCGTAAAAGTCAACTTATTGAACAAATGAAAACATTGGTTGTAGATAAAATCCATCATTCCAATCAAGAGACCGATTTCAAATGGGCAGATATTGTTACAGGCGAACTTCACTTGGATTATAAATATTTAAGTTCACTTTTTTCGTCGGTAGAAAGTATTACGTTCGAGCAGTACATCATAAACCAGAAAATTGAACGTGTTAAAGAACTTATAGTTTATGACGAATTAACCTTGAGTGAGATAGCTTTTAAACTTCATTATAGTAGTGTTGCGTATTTAAGCAATCAGTTTAAAAAGGTTACAGGAATGACACCTACACAGTTTAAAAAAAGCACAAATCAGAATCGCAAATCTTTGGATGAGATTTGA
- a CDS encoding four-helix bundle copper-binding protein, with protein sequence MKNSKLIEALNNCVAHCNHCADACLDEGDIKMMVDCIRTDRACAEICSATANLLASNYKDVRGMVEQCRDICKKCADVCAKHDHKHCQQCADACRKCEEACNEYLK encoded by the coding sequence ATGAAAAATTCAAAATTAATCGAAGCTTTAAACAATTGTGTAGCACATTGTAATCATTGCGCTGATGCTTGTCTTGACGAAGGCGACATCAAGATGATGGTAGATTGTATAAGAACTGATAGGGCCTGCGCTGAAATCTGTAGTGCAACAGCAAATTTGCTTGCATCAAATTATAAAGATGTAAGAGGTATGGTAGAGCAATGCCGTGATATCTGTAAAAAATGTGCTGATGTATGTGCCAAGCACGACCACAAACATTGTCAACAATGTGCAGATGCTTGTAGAAAATGTGAGGAAGCTTGTAACGAATATTTAAAATAA
- a CDS encoding cation-translocating P-type ATPase: METINIFETKVKKNKQGIKESFPVTGMTCASCASSVESVLKHTDGVFDASVNFASSSVLVEYDKELSPNQLQNALREVGYDIIIDAENPSEVQQELQQKHYQDIKNRTIWSAILTLPIFVLGMFFMKWEPGKWISLVLTFPILFWFGRSFFINAFKQAKHGKANMDTLVALSTGIAFIFSVFNTFFPEFWLSRGIEPHVYYEAATVIITFISLGKLLEEKAKSNTSSAIKKLMGLQPKTLKIIENGEEKEIPISSVQVGQTILVRPGEKIPVDGEVSKGSSYVDESMITGEPLPVQKSQGEKVFAGTVNQKGSFQFTAEKVGGETLLSQIIKMVQEAQGSKAPVQKLVDKIAGIFVPVVLVISIITFIVWMSVGGDNAFSQALLTSVAVLVIACPCALGLATPTAIMVGIGKGAENNILIKDAESLELGYKVNAIILDKTGTITEGKPLVTDMLWKDKLENSNEYKKILLAIEAQSEHPLAGAVVNHLKDENVEQTEMASFESITGKGVKAQTENGSKYYVGNHKLMVEKNIQIDASLMQTAESLEEQAKTVIFFGNEKQVLAILAIADKIKETSKKAIATLQERGIEVYMLTGDNNKTASAVAKQVGIINYQGEVMPSDKAVFVEKLQAEGKIVAMVGDGINDSHALAQANVSIAMGKGSDIAMDVAKMTLITSDLQSIPKALELSKRTVLGIRQNLFWAFIYNLIGIPIAAGVLYPVNGFLLDPMIAGAAMAFSSVSVVLNSLRLKRVKL; encoded by the coding sequence ATGGAGACAATTAACATATTTGAAACCAAAGTTAAAAAAAACAAGCAAGGAATAAAAGAATCATTCCCTGTTACAGGAATGACCTGCGCATCGTGTGCATCAAGTGTTGAATCTGTATTAAAACACACAGATGGCGTATTTGATGCAAGCGTAAACTTTGCGAGCAGTTCTGTTCTTGTAGAGTACGACAAAGAGTTGAGTCCTAATCAACTTCAAAATGCACTTCGCGAAGTGGGTTATGACATTATCATTGATGCGGAGAATCCTTCAGAAGTACAACAAGAACTACAGCAAAAACATTATCAAGACATAAAAAACCGTACTATCTGGTCGGCCATACTTACCCTTCCCATTTTTGTATTAGGAATGTTTTTTATGAAATGGGAACCAGGTAAGTGGATTTCTTTGGTGTTAACTTTTCCAATTCTTTTTTGGTTTGGGCGTAGCTTTTTCATCAATGCTTTCAAGCAAGCCAAACACGGTAAAGCAAATATGGATACCTTGGTAGCTTTGAGCACAGGAATCGCTTTTATCTTTAGTGTATTCAATACCTTTTTTCCAGAATTTTGGTTGAGTCGTGGTATTGAACCTCACGTTTATTATGAAGCGGCTACGGTAATTATAACTTTTATTTCCTTGGGAAAATTATTGGAGGAAAAGGCAAAATCAAATACGTCTTCAGCCATCAAAAAACTAATGGGTCTTCAGCCCAAAACCCTAAAAATTATTGAGAATGGGGAAGAGAAGGAAATCCCTATTTCATCAGTACAGGTTGGTCAGACCATTTTGGTACGTCCCGGAGAAAAGATTCCAGTGGATGGCGAAGTTTCCAAGGGAAGCTCGTATGTAGATGAAAGTATGATTACGGGAGAACCTCTTCCTGTTCAGAAATCCCAAGGGGAAAAGGTCTTCGCTGGTACGGTTAATCAAAAAGGAAGCTTTCAATTTACCGCTGAAAAAGTTGGTGGAGAAACCTTGCTGTCGCAAATTATTAAAATGGTTCAGGAAGCTCAAGGAAGTAAGGCGCCAGTTCAAAAACTGGTCGATAAGATTGCCGGAATATTTGTTCCTGTCGTATTAGTTATTTCTATCATTACATTCATTGTCTGGATGTCAGTTGGAGGCGATAACGCATTTTCACAAGCCTTGTTGACCTCTGTAGCCGTGTTGGTTATCGCTTGTCCTTGTGCATTGGGCTTGGCAACACCTACCGCAATTATGGTGGGAATTGGTAAAGGCGCAGAAAATAATATCCTTATAAAGGATGCCGAAAGTTTAGAACTCGGTTATAAAGTGAATGCTATTATCCTTGATAAAACTGGTACTATTACCGAAGGAAAACCATTAGTAACTGATATGCTTTGGAAGGATAAACTTGAAAATAGCAATGAATACAAAAAAATTCTTTTGGCTATCGAAGCACAATCAGAACATCCCTTGGCAGGGGCTGTAGTCAACCACTTAAAAGATGAAAATGTTGAACAAACTGAAATGGCTTCCTTCGAAAGTATCACTGGAAAGGGGGTAAAAGCTCAAACAGAAAATGGTTCAAAATACTATGTTGGAAACCATAAGCTAATGGTTGAAAAGAATATTCAAATCGACGCTTCCTTAATGCAAACGGCAGAAAGTCTCGAAGAGCAGGCTAAAACGGTCATTTTTTTTGGCAATGAAAAGCAAGTGCTGGCGATACTCGCCATTGCTGACAAGATTAAGGAAACTTCAAAAAAAGCCATAGCAACGCTTCAAGAAAGAGGCATTGAGGTCTATATGCTTACTGGAGATAACAATAAAACCGCATCTGCTGTCGCAAAACAAGTAGGAATAATAAATTACCAAGGAGAAGTGATGCCTTCGGACAAAGCTGTTTTTGTTGAAAAATTACAAGCAGAAGGAAAGATAGTAGCGATGGTTGGTGATGGCATAAACGATTCCCACGCTTTGGCGCAGGCCAATGTAAGTATCGCAATGGGTAAAGGCTCGGACATTGCAATGGACGTTGCAAAAATGACATTGATAACATCAGATTTGCAATCTATTCCCAAAGCTTTGGAACTATCGAAAAGAACGGTGTTGGGCATACGTCAGAATTTATTTTGGGCATTCATTTATAATCTCATTGGTATTCCTATTGCAGCAGGCGTTTTGTATCCAGTAAATGGATTTTTATTGGACCCAATGATTGCAGGAGCAGCAATGGCTTTCAGTAGCGTATCTGTGGTTCTAAATAGCTTAAGGCTTAAACGAGTAAAACTTTAA
- a CDS encoding heavy-metal-associated domain-containing protein produces MKTLKFKTNINCGGCVSKVTPFLNKQEGVESWEVDTTNPDKILTIESDGATEEDVKATLQKVGFKAEPVD; encoded by the coding sequence ATGAAAACTTTAAAATTTAAAACAAATATCAATTGTGGTGGTTGTGTATCAAAAGTAACCCCGTTTTTAAACAAGCAAGAAGGTGTAGAAAGTTGGGAAGTGGATACCACTAATCCTGATAAAATCCTAACTATTGAAAGTGATGGTGCTACAGAAGAAGATGTAAAGGCTACATTGCAAAAAGTAGGGTTCAAGGCTGAACCTGTAGATTAA
- a CDS encoding zinc-dependent peptidase: MVYTLIFVVILLFAIHFYRKAKRQTVKPFPEHWQKLLMDNVLFYRNLSKNKQLIFQQKMMQFLSEVYIDGVQFELEELDKILITASAVIPVFGFKEWHYTNLSGVLLYPDYFNEDMQFSSKDNSRNIGGIVGNGRFEKQMILSKKALYHGFQNTTDKSNTGIHEFVHLIDKLDDRTDGVPERLLEHQYAIPWLNLIHKEIEAINDNHSDIRKYGGTNQAEFFAVASEYFFERPDLLKKKHPELYKMLVKCFNQKLANPIKN, translated from the coding sequence ATGGTCTATACGTTAATTTTTGTGGTGATTCTTTTGTTTGCTATTCATTTTTACAGAAAAGCAAAAAGACAAACCGTAAAGCCATTTCCAGAGCATTGGCAAAAATTATTAATGGATAATGTTCTGTTTTATAGAAATCTCTCTAAAAATAAGCAGCTTATTTTTCAACAAAAAATGATGCAATTTTTAAGTGAGGTTTATATAGATGGTGTGCAGTTTGAATTAGAAGAATTAGACAAAATTTTAATTACGGCAAGTGCAGTAATCCCTGTTTTTGGTTTTAAAGAATGGCATTACACCAATTTAAGTGGCGTCCTTTTATATCCAGATTATTTTAATGAGGATATGCAATTTAGTAGCAAGGATAACTCAAGAAACATTGGAGGCATAGTTGGAAACGGACGTTTTGAGAAGCAAATGATTTTATCTAAAAAAGCATTGTACCACGGTTTTCAAAACACAACAGATAAAAGCAATACAGGCATACACGAATTTGTACACCTTATTGATAAGCTGGATGATAGAACAGATGGCGTTCCAGAGCGATTATTAGAACATCAATATGCAATACCTTGGCTGAATTTAATTCATAAGGAAATAGAAGCCATAAACGACAACCATTCTGATATCAGAAAATATGGTGGTACAAACCAAGCAGAATTCTTTGCAGTAGCTTCAGAATATTTCTTCGAGCGCCCAGATTTGCTCAAAAAGAAACATCCAGAACTTTATAAAATGTTAGTTAAATGCTTCAATCAAAAATTAGCAAATCCAATTAAAAATTAG
- a CDS encoding site-specific integrase, with amino-acid sequence MSSNAKIVLRKKPNKEGLYPLAIRITKNRRSTYQYIGHYIELEDWDEKNIRVKKSHINFKTLNNLLSLKLSELNNALITLQSEQKDASANQIKKEIYSSGINATFFELAQEHLDDLESTEKLNRLSTDKAWLSFIIKYHNSKQLSFQEIDERFLKKLMLTLKVKYSLSETSIMNILVFVRLLFNRAIKYKIVSRELYPFGGDKIKIKFPETTKVGLNILEIQQIENLINLKPSEMHTRNVWLFSFNFAGMRVSDVLRTKWSDIYDNRLHYRMHKNAKLLSLKIPEKVLKILDQYKDDKRSDDDFVFPELKKADPENAKDLYNKRKTATKRFNDNLKSISKKAKINKKITMHIARHSFGNIAGDAIHPLMLQKLYRHSDLKTTLNYQANFIHKEADDALDSVINF; translated from the coding sequence ATGTCATCAAACGCTAAAATAGTTCTTCGCAAAAAGCCTAATAAAGAAGGCTTGTATCCTCTTGCCATACGTATTACAAAAAATCGTCGCTCAACATACCAATATATAGGTCACTACATTGAATTGGAAGATTGGGATGAAAAGAATATTCGGGTTAAGAAATCACACATAAATTTCAAAACCTTGAACAATTTGTTATCCTTGAAACTTTCTGAATTAAACAATGCTCTTATTACGCTTCAATCCGAACAAAAAGATGCTTCTGCCAATCAAATTAAGAAGGAAATATATTCCTCCGGTATCAATGCTACATTCTTTGAATTAGCACAAGAACATCTTGACGATTTAGAAAGTACAGAAAAGCTAAATCGTTTATCTACTGATAAAGCGTGGTTGAGCTTTATTATAAAATATCACAATTCGAAACAATTGTCTTTTCAAGAAATTGATGAACGTTTTCTTAAAAAACTGATGTTAACTTTAAAAGTTAAGTACTCCCTGTCTGAAACCTCAATAATGAACATTTTGGTATTTGTAAGGCTATTATTTAACAGAGCAATTAAATACAAAATTGTAAGCAGAGAATTATATCCCTTCGGTGGCGATAAAATAAAAATCAAATTTCCTGAAACTACCAAAGTCGGACTAAATATTTTAGAGATTCAACAAATTGAAAATTTGATAAATCTCAAACCTTCTGAAATGCATACTAGAAATGTTTGGCTTTTTAGTTTCAATTTTGCTGGTATGAGGGTTTCTGATGTTCTACGAACCAAATGGTCAGATATTTATGATAACAGGCTGCATTATAGAATGCATAAAAACGCAAAACTTCTATCATTAAAAATTCCTGAAAAAGTACTAAAGATTTTAGACCAATATAAAGATGATAAAAGAAGTGATGATGATTTTGTTTTCCCTGAATTGAAAAAGGCAGACCCTGAAAATGCGAAAGATTTATATAACAAGAGAAAAACTGCTACAAAGAGGTTTAATGACAATCTAAAATCAATCTCTAAAAAGGCTAAAATAAATAAGAAAATAACGATGCACATAGCACGGCATAGTTTTGGAAATATTGCTGGGGATGCCATTCATCCGTTGATGCTACAGAAATTATATCGCCATAGTGATTTGAAAACCACCTTGAACTATCAAGCCAATTTCATCCATAAAGAGGCAGATGATGCATTGGATAGTGTTATAAACTTTTGA
- a CDS encoding LysR family transcriptional regulator: MNYTLHQLTIFLKVAELKSITKASESLHLTQPAVSIQLKNFQDQFPIPLTEVVGRQLFITDFGLEIAAAAEKIINEVYAINYKTLAYKGQLSGRLKLSVVSTGKYVMPYFLADFMKQNPGVDLNMDVTNKTTVVESLELNEVDFALVSVLPKKLKIEKIELMQNQLYFVGSSHSTFKKGTSKKKLFENAPLIYREQGSATRNAMELFISKNKFSVRKKIELTSNEAVKQAVLSGLGCSIMPLIGIRNELKNEDLKIIPVKGLPISTSWNLIWLTSKKLSPAALAYLEFLNVEKERIIAQQFDWVQNFKS; the protein is encoded by the coding sequence ATGAACTATACGCTTCACCAGCTCACCATCTTTCTAAAAGTTGCCGAATTAAAGAGCATCACCAAGGCATCCGAGAGTTTACATTTAACCCAACCAGCGGTATCAATTCAGCTTAAAAATTTTCAAGATCAATTTCCCATTCCACTAACAGAAGTTGTAGGACGGCAACTTTTTATCACAGATTTTGGATTGGAGATTGCCGCTGCGGCCGAAAAAATAATTAATGAGGTTTATGCCATAAATTATAAAACACTAGCCTATAAAGGACAACTGTCGGGACGTCTCAAACTCTCTGTGGTGTCTACAGGCAAATATGTGATGCCCTATTTTTTAGCAGATTTCATGAAGCAAAACCCTGGCGTCGATTTGAATATGGACGTGACCAATAAAACCACCGTGGTTGAAAGTTTAGAATTAAATGAAGTAGATTTCGCACTTGTATCGGTACTTCCAAAAAAATTGAAGATTGAAAAAATAGAATTGATGCAGAATCAACTTTATTTTGTGGGCTCTAGCCATTCAACATTTAAAAAGGGCACGTCTAAAAAGAAACTATTTGAAAATGCACCGCTTATATACAGAGAGCAAGGTTCTGCTACTAGAAATGCCATGGAACTATTTATATCTAAAAATAAATTTTCAGTTAGAAAAAAAATAGAACTCACCTCTAACGAAGCTGTAAAACAAGCGGTACTTTCTGGATTAGGATGTTCTATCATGCCACTCATTGGTATTAGAAACGAACTCAAAAATGAAGATTTAAAAATCATTCCCGTTAAAGGCCTGCCCATTAGCACGTCCTGGAACTTAATTTGGTTAACCTCAAAAAAATTATCACCAGCGGCTTTGGCCTATCTTGAATTTCTAAACGTAGAGAAAGAGCGCATCATCGCTCAACAATTTGACTGGGTTCAAAATTTTAAGAGCTAG
- a CDS encoding proton-conducting transporter membrane subunit — protein sequence MKLKDNPNLTGQMTAEKSTVKPLLTANVIALVMWLLFSANLLYLLLNFKQVPQWTFENLFKIDGFTVLIWTVVTFFSGIVTTYARNYLHGSRYQSKFMWLCLAFTLSVMLLVMANNVFLLLLSWSLMGVLMSKLIGIDITWGEAREASKFALKYFLLGTGFLSAGLLLIAIVSGEFTVIGLSLAVSQLPFYIVLISALCVIIAALIQSAIYPFHRWLLSAMTSPTPASALMHAGFVNGAGILLALFSTLLFVSNTLNILFIIGGLTAIIAQFTKLLQVNVKQKLACSTIAQMGFMIMQCGLGFFNAAVVHLILHGFYKAYLFLSSGEEIAQTRPQDQLKLHIRPAQAFVVLLFGGLGAFLFAFWTGKGMTDSGVFLTLIVAITVGQATYNIVKEKSLSVLQKISVPPLLFMAGIGVYALFYNGVSALMSHMPMIAEPLPLSGVQITFGIIFLIGFFIMKLGVYRKLPWLYVKLMNVSQPYKKTVLTYKSK from the coding sequence ATGAAACTCAAAGATAATCCTAATTTAACAGGTCAAATGACCGCAGAAAAAAGTACTGTCAAGCCTTTACTTACTGCCAATGTTATAGCGCTAGTGATGTGGCTACTTTTTTCTGCTAACCTTTTATACCTACTTTTAAATTTTAAGCAAGTACCGCAATGGACCTTCGAGAACCTCTTTAAAATAGATGGCTTCACGGTTTTGATATGGACGGTTGTCACATTTTTTAGTGGCATCGTGACCACTTACGCTCGTAATTATTTGCACGGATCTCGATACCAGTCAAAATTTATGTGGTTATGCTTGGCTTTTACGCTATCTGTAATGTTATTGGTTATGGCTAATAACGTATTCTTATTGCTGCTAAGTTGGTCATTAATGGGCGTTTTGATGTCCAAATTGATAGGTATAGATATCACGTGGGGAGAGGCAAGAGAAGCTTCTAAATTTGCATTAAAGTACTTTCTGCTTGGAACAGGTTTTTTAAGTGCAGGATTACTTTTGATAGCGATTGTTAGCGGAGAGTTTACTGTCATTGGGTTGTCATTGGCGGTGTCTCAACTACCATTTTATATCGTTTTGATATCGGCCCTTTGTGTGATTATAGCGGCGCTCATACAATCGGCAATCTATCCTTTTCACCGTTGGTTGCTATCGGCAATGACATCTCCAACCCCTGCTTCTGCACTCATGCATGCTGGTTTTGTTAATGGTGCAGGTATTTTGCTAGCCTTGTTTTCAACGCTCTTGTTTGTCTCCAATACACTTAATATCCTTTTTATTATTGGAGGGCTTACCGCCATTATTGCCCAATTCACCAAGTTACTTCAAGTCAATGTCAAACAGAAATTGGCTTGCTCTACAATAGCGCAAATGGGTTTCATGATCATGCAGTGCGGCCTTGGCTTTTTCAATGCAGCGGTTGTACATTTAATTCTTCATGGGTTTTATAAAGCGTATTTATTTCTTTCTTCCGGAGAAGAAATTGCGCAAACCCGACCTCAAGATCAACTGAAACTGCATATCAGACCAGCTCAAGCTTTTGTCGTGTTGCTATTTGGAGGCTTAGGAGCTTTTCTCTTTGCGTTTTGGACAGGTAAGGGAATGACAGATAGCGGTGTGTTCCTCACATTGATTGTTGCTATTACCGTTGGTCAAGCGACCTATAATATTGTAAAAGAAAAGAGTTTATCAGTTCTTCAGAAGATTAGTGTGCCACCGTTACTGTTTATGGCAGGAATTGGAGTTTATGCGCTCTTTTATAACGGTGTTTCGGCATTAATGTCGCATATGCCCATGATAGCAGAACCTTTGCCGTTATCTGGAGTTCAAATCACATTTGGTATCATATTCTTGATAGGATTTTTTATCATGAAATTAGGGGTCTACCGAAAACTTCCTTGGCTCTACGTCAAGTTAATGAATGTTTCTCAGCCCTATAAAAAAACAGTTTTAACTTATAAATCAAAATAA
- a CDS encoding DUF2309 domain-containing protein — protein MSQYLLKRIDNVSKTIGNTWPLYTFVASNPLAGYETFPFHDAINVAEKEFGAHVFPDAKLYRQAWENGHIDANILNTILQDNGFEKSAAHYLELLESQKPIETHNVNQDVDRIMAKWLAAFLDEGLAEWEMPFKTDGFYAAWRLLAIYDSDLGSTSLKEIPKTSEAALKSILKNHSETDYDAIFKYHLAALPGWTGYIKHRQQSHTDWQKAYPINLMDYLAVRLWTTKKLNGSVLPIKIEDAQDDTVFELKHIWLKAWEQSWQQELVNTLEVPSTLSATDDRLPDAQMVFCIDTRSELIRRHAESQGNYETFGYAGFFGIAMDYENKIDGITRKSCPPIVSSAYKVSETARSETRAQVSTYNKRTEVLKFSAYFKKRMKNMLPSAFGYVEGSGFFYGISLLLRTLFSGKHYQNRQKQGSKMEAIYEPSIKKSVNHDLVETSIPIEEKVAIVKSAFDLMGWEQFAPLVLFVGHGSHSQNNPFSSSLDCGACAASPGRHNARMLAKLANDWEVRYALRDLYDINITDNTIFIGAEHNTTTDAIEIFDSEVPISHKQWVDDLRVNLLKAQKSATEDRFSTNKKSISLAHYKASNWSETRPEWGLAKNAGFIIGPRSLTKDSNLDGRCFLHSYDWKLDLEGKALEGIMQGPMVVTQWINSHYYFSTVDNNTYGGGSKITHNITGKFGVVQGNGGDLKMGLPLQSLYASDDDMYHQPLRLSVIIQAPVNRVSEILVKNSHLMELLNNEWLYLVVMDPTDHNKTFRYRKSLQWDNISNSTKAAKSKSEVDELISA, from the coding sequence ATGAGCCAGTATCTTTTAAAACGTATTGACAACGTTTCAAAAACAATTGGAAACACTTGGCCACTGTATACGTTTGTAGCCTCTAATCCTTTGGCGGGATATGAAACATTCCCTTTTCATGATGCTATTAATGTTGCAGAAAAAGAGTTTGGCGCGCATGTTTTTCCTGATGCAAAATTATACCGCCAAGCTTGGGAAAATGGTCATATTGATGCAAATATTCTAAATACAATTCTTCAGGATAATGGCTTTGAAAAATCAGCAGCGCATTATCTAGAGCTACTAGAATCGCAAAAACCAATCGAAACGCATAATGTCAATCAAGACGTGGATCGCATTATGGCCAAATGGTTAGCAGCTTTTTTAGATGAAGGTTTGGCAGAGTGGGAGATGCCTTTTAAAACTGATGGCTTTTATGCCGCATGGCGACTATTGGCAATCTACGATTCCGATTTGGGCAGTACATCCTTAAAAGAGATTCCCAAAACAAGCGAAGCCGCACTAAAGAGCATTCTCAAAAATCATTCAGAAACTGATTATGATGCTATTTTTAAATATCACTTGGCTGCGCTTCCTGGTTGGACGGGATACATAAAACACCGCCAACAATCTCATACTGATTGGCAAAAAGCCTACCCCATAAATTTGATGGATTATTTGGCAGTTCGCCTTTGGACCACTAAAAAATTAAATGGGTCTGTACTGCCAATTAAAATTGAGGATGCTCAGGATGATACTGTATTTGAACTCAAACATATTTGGCTTAAAGCATGGGAGCAGAGCTGGCAACAGGAACTGGTCAATACTTTGGAAGTACCATCTACCTTGAGCGCTACTGATGATCGACTGCCCGATGCACAAATGGTATTTTGTATTGATACTCGATCAGAACTCATTAGAAGGCATGCGGAATCGCAAGGTAACTATGAGACATTTGGTTATGCTGGTTTTTTTGGGATTGCCATGGATTATGAAAACAAAATTGATGGCATCACTAGAAAATCGTGTCCGCCCATTGTGTCTTCAGCATATAAGGTTTCAGAAACAGCGCGATCAGAAACGAGGGCGCAAGTTTCAACCTACAATAAGCGCACAGAAGTGCTAAAGTTTAGCGCTTATTTTAAGAAGCGAATGAAAAACATGCTGCCATCTGCTTTTGGTTATGTAGAAGGTTCTGGCTTTTTTTACGGTATCTCTTTGTTGCTAAGAACCTTGTTCTCTGGAAAGCACTATCAAAATAGACAAAAACAGGGGTCTAAAATGGAAGCCATTTATGAGCCCAGTATTAAAAAATCGGTAAACCATGATCTTGTTGAAACAAGCATTCCAATTGAAGAAAAAGTAGCCATTGTGAAATCGGCTTTTGATCTCATGGGTTGGGAACAATTTGCGCCTTTAGTGCTGTTTGTTGGCCATGGCAGTCATTCTCAAAATAATCCGTTTAGTTCAAGTTTAGATTGTGGTGCTTGTGCGGCAAGTCCAGGAAGACACAATGCCCGAATGCTCGCAAAACTCGCTAACGATTGGGAAGTAAGATATGCATTACGTGATTTATATGACATTAACATTACTGATAACACGATCTTTATTGGTGCAGAGCACAATACCACAACCGATGCTATTGAAATTTTTGATTCTGAAGTACCAATCTCTCATAAGCAATGGGTTGATGATTTAAGAGTGAATCTGCTAAAAGCCCAAAAATCAGCGACTGAAGATCGATTTAGTACGAACAAGAAAAGTATTTCCTTGGCACACTACAAAGCTAGTAATTGGAGTGAAACACGACCAGAATGGGGGCTTGCCAAAAATGCAGGTTTTATAATCGGTCCAAGAAGCTTAACCAAAGACAGCAATCTTGATGGGCGTTGTTTTCTTCATTCTTACGATTGGAAACTAGACCTTGAAGGAAAGGCCTTGGAAGGGATTATGCAAGGCCCAATGGTGGTAACGCAATGGATCAATAGTCATTATTATTTTTCAACAGTAGATAACAATACCTATGGCGGAGGCTCTAAAATAACCCATAATATTACGGGTAAGTTTGGAGTAGTTCAAGGCAATGGTGGCGATCTTAAAATGGGTTTACCCCTGCAGTCTTTGTATGCTTCAGACGATGATATGTATCACCAACCTTTGAGATTATCGGTCATCATTCAAGCTCCGGTAAATCGGGTGTCTGAGATTTTAGTGAAGAATAGTCATCTTATGGAATTGCTTAATAATGAATGGTTGTATTTAGTGGTTATGGATCCTACTGATCATAATAAAACATTTCGTTATCGCAAATCCTTACAATGGGACAATATTTCCAATTCAACTAAAGCCGCCAAAAGTAAGAGTGAGGTAGACGAACTGATTTCAGCCTAA